The Tachysurus vachellii isolate PV-2020 chromosome 23, HZAU_Pvac_v1, whole genome shotgun sequence genome segment GTTTATATTACAAAGCATTACAGTTTCTGTCCAGGTCTCTATTCTGAATTTCCGAGGGCTGATTACTTCTCAACATTGAAACAGAAATGATGATTCAAAAGTGCAAAGCTACTTTCACCCCAAAGTGTATCAGCTATTATTTTACTACTCGGTCGAATGCAGGCAGGTTGCTATGTGCAGTACAGCCAATGTTGACAATGCTAGAATCATGAACTGAAGCTGCAGCAGATACTTGTGTTCAATTCCCTTCTGCCTGCTTTCAGAAGTGGGTTATCAGACTTCGGTTAAACCTCAAACCTCAAGGGTGTGTGTAAGATCAGAACATATCAGCCAGCTGAAACTGAGTCTGAGCTGAAACTGTCTTTTTGGCTGTCAAAATCATCTGTCTACAGTAGATCTGGAGGTACCAGATAGAAGGTGGTCAAGGAAgcaaagacaaataaatgaagTCTCTGGAAACAGGTAGGTCTTCTCTTGGAATTATTGTGATTTCCACTGTTTGGTAACTTCCACACTGAAGAATGGATGAAGAAACTTGGTAACTTAGAAGCCTCTAAAAACCTTTGATGTGTATATTATAAAATGGCTTATCCCAAAACTGCTTCATCTCCACCACACAAGCCAGGATGGCTGGAATATACTGACTCACTGGAAGAAGATGTGACAGGAGCTTTAATCCATCATGCAAATCTCTTTCAGCTCCTTTTCTTACCAGGCGTGATGGCCCAACAGTTGACAAACTAGGCATGAGCGAGAATAACAAAGCAGGCAGCTACATTCATAGAAGAGGAACTTGCTGAAGCAATTGTgctctaaaaaaacaacaaccgtgtatagacccccagggacctacactgattttcttagagaatttgcaggttttctttcagacctattggttcATTTTGATAAAgcgttaattgtaggagatattaacattcacattgacaatacaaataatactttaggactcacatttatggacctactaaacctttttacatttacatcatttagcagatgcccttatccagagcgacttacatttttatctaattttttttatacaactgagcaattgagagttaaggatcttgctcgggggcccagcagtggcagcttggtggacgtagaaatcgaactcacaaccttccgattggtacaCCTTAGCcacaaggctaccacatcccctaaactaaactaaactcaACTCATTTTGGCTTAAACAAATCATCACTAGGCCAACACATCGTCTTAATCATacgctagatttaataatatcacacagaatagaagtcactgatatagatatcgtACCTCaaaatgatgacatcacagagaaTGACCTCAttctgtacacactacctgaaGAACAGactgtctcaccacgttatcgactcgggaGAACTATTATTCcaaccactaaagacagattcacaaataatcTGCCTGACCTGTCTCAACTTCTTACTATACCCTTAAaaacacaaacgatctagatGAATTGACTAAAAGCATAGCCgctattcactagcacattagacactgttgcccccatCTGATTAGAGTtaaaacacctgcaccatggTTTTATAGTCAtattcacaccctcaagagagcaACCCGTAACCTTGAGCGAAactggagaaaaactaaattagaggtctTTAGAATAAGTATAATAGTAGAGTATAGTATAAAGACAGTACTGTATGTCCAGCTATAAATAGGCTCTAAAAGCTGAAGCACCTAaacaaactcatagaaaataaccaaaacaatcccaggtttttatttagcacagtggttatgttaacaaaaaaatcagagatCTGAaaacactattccatcacagttcagtagtgaggactttgagattatttactgacaaaattgaaagtatcaggaacaaaaCAGTTGATGTTCAACCCGTGACAGCATCTCGTGCCCCAGtttcacctaaagctctacactcacaactacagtgctttacaagtaaacataaagctggtgagcctcttcttaatattattaactcttCGTTATCTTTAagtcacgtccctaaatccttcaagttggcagttattaggcccctcattaagaaacctaatttagatcataatgaactatcaaattacagacctgaTTCAcaccttttgtttatgtataaaatacaagaaaaggttgtctgttcaactgtgctccttcttacaggagaacaataactttgaagagtttcagtcatgtttcagtccccatcatagcacagaagtTACAAATGGCTTtagttcttagcttcggaccgactgtatgtcactattagttctacttgacatTAGTGCTGTTTTGACACTATAAATCACAACATTGtcctagatcacttacaaaattacacaagtattcagggacaggctttaagtttgtttagatcctacctgtctgactgataccattttgtagatttaaatcttgaatcctccagtttattggcaGTTAATTAAGGGGTCCTTCAAGGATCAATTATAGGACTCTgcttttctaaatatatatgcttcccttagggaacatcattagaaggcatgggattagtttccattgttatgctgacaatacccagttatatatctcatcaaaaccagatgaaaaaGCGAAAATAACTGAGTGCCAtaaaagagagataaaagattttATGACTTGTTTTCTgatgttaaactctgataagacagaaatactacttatctgTCTAAAAATCAGTACACAGAAGCTAACCtctagctcaacagtgaaagacctgggtgttatattagacagcaacttgtctttgaaaatcatatcacccatattacaaaaacagccgtCTTCCactttagaaatattgccaagctaagaaacatcctatctgtatctgatgctgagaagctagttcatgcattcatgacctctagactagactattgtaatgcattactaggtggttgtcctacatctttaataaataggctacagttagtccaaaatgcagctgccagagttctatatgtgtgtgtgtgtgtgtgtacgtatgtgtgtatattatatatatatatatatatgtatatatatttttttgttagcaTACAGGCAATTAGCCCAGACAAGATCACAAATAAAAAGTCACAGCtcaaatcttttattattaatgtcatttttttctgtcgTCACTTCCGTAAAAATGCTCTAGCAGTCCTGGAAGTTTAACAGAGGTAGACACTTATTTTGACTTTTAGGGTTGCAGAAAAATGAGCTGGTTGGCCTACTGAGGCACAATTAACATTTTAGCCCCACCCAATAACGATTAGACCACACATTGGGTCAAAATACTTTTTCTTCCACCACAGACCCAGAAAACGCATGAGATATTTTTCAGATATTGGGAGCCAATAATCAAAATCAGTGTTTTGCAGATAAAAATAGGTTTAAGCTTAAAAAGATCTCTGTATTTTCTATTGTTTAAGTGTGTCACCAAATCTAGAGATTAATTATGGAGATAATTGTATAAATGCTGAAAAAGTAATGTatgcattttatatattgtaacaaacaatatttaaatgaaatctcgCACTTTAGCCAAGTAATGTTTATGATCCTTCACAACAATCACACAATTTTGACAGTACTTTCTGTTATCATCAGATGATACAATCTGCATATGCATATATTCACACAATCAAACATatgcagggaaaaaaaacaaacacagccaAGCACCCCAAAAAAAGGCTAACTTGGATTTATTGGGATCAGTcagaatgttaataaaaatacagcccAAATTTGTCAAACATGgggaattaaagaaagaaatcgatcacatatctctctctcacagtacGATTGATAACAGTGGGCTGTATGTACTCTAGAGCAGCAGCTTAGCATGCTCGCTCTCCAGAACACAAACCTGGTCAGGTTTGAAGAACCAGGCAAATCTGAACGTTACAGgccacttacatacatacatgcagcaCAGAAAACCCAAGAGCTACCATTTAACACAACTCATTATTTTAATGGCTACATGTACAGATTCAGCGTAAGAAGAACTTTTAGTCAGTCAATGCAGATATGTGCTGGGAGGCAAGAACATTCCTATGAGACCTATTAAGCAAATGGCTTGATTAGAACTGGTTTTTTTTCGGGATGAGAGGCAAcatcatttatattaatttaaataacagGATTTCCTAAGCGTTTCTGATATTAAACCTCTAGTAAAAGAGGTATTTCtgatacaaatattaaaataacatttccaAATCAAAGCAACTGTTTGTGACATTAATGGaaaaaatggaaagagtatcccccccaaaaaaaacccaatcaTCATAGGTGCATACAAAAGATTTAGAGCTTCCCCACCCGATACATCTCATATTTAGATTATGCTGTTCGCATATCCTGTTCAGAAAAATCGCTTCTGGTCAATGGCGTACATCTTCCCCACCGGCACCTTCCTGAAGAATAAACTGTTGCCTCTGCTCAAATTTCCCTAAAAGAGACaaggaaaaacaaatacagtgtGCTTAGATATTCAGATCAATTTAACTGGATGCTGTgtagtttaaatcatttttaaatgctaCTTATTATTCAGTTAGGCAGAAAACTATCTATCTTATAGGGTATTCTGACCATCACATTTTAATGCTGCTACAAACTGCTGCCATCAAAATGTCTACATATGTTTAGAATAATAAAGTAACTTTATTTGCACCATTTTGTTTTATCCACAtcttgtagtgtattgtattctGTTTGCACAAGTTTGTAATTTATGTGAATAGGCTAATTTACTTTTTAGCCCTTAGTTGTGTTATGAATCAAGGCTCCTCCATGTACGgtcgaaatgacaataaaagcttaacTTGACTAACTACAtttattgaaaaacaaaaatggtcacaaatccaaaaaaaaaaaaaatccactgaaTTAGCCCAAACCTAAATCATTATATTAGGCCACAAAGAGTCTTAGTGAGGTCATACTATTTAATAATGACTAATGACTGTGACGGCAAACCGGCATCCCCCAGGTAAGGTAAACTTATTCGGGTTTACTGACCTCTCGGTTCAGGTGTCTCCAACAGTCAACCCAGGTTTTATAAGTTTCTGCATAAGGAGGTAAACCACCAGCCAACCTAGAAAAAGTACATGTGGATGAAGAAAACAGAGATTCACCAAAGCAAAGAGCTACCCGAGTTGAAGGCACATATTGAGGGTACACACAGGACTTCAGACCTGACATTGTCACTTTTAGTTAAGATGTTGACGTACAAAAGAAATTTACATTCAGGAAAGTTTACGGTACAATTTTATGCATGTACTGCAGTTATGATGTACAGCATTTAACAAAAAAGTCCATGTAATTATCTCATGTCTACAGGACATCTTATTAAGTGCCGACTGAGCTCGCTTTACTGTCTGTAGGGTGTTTTACATGTTCATGTGAGTCTCCTCCAGATTCTTCCTTTCTATGTCGTTCCTAATGAATTCCTATGCAAAGTGCTGATCACATGTTTGTGGTTTCTGAacttaaggattttttttttcacttagtTTCACGTTCATAGTtttgcttggtttatattcctGAATAAGGCAGACAGAACTATACTAACAGTGTCACGAACACACACAATTGAGAGCTCGCCGTATTAGCATAGTATGTGAGCAGGTGCTTTTTTGTATAGCAGCTTTAAATGGAGTATTATAGAGCTGGTTATATTGCTTTAGTGAGCTTTAAATTCAACAAACACAGCACGCAAATGTTTATAATGCACCACAAACAGAGTGaaggtgaaataaaaacagacaagagACTCCCTCCTTCCTCAACACACACCTATATAGAACCTTTATCAGAATAAAATAAGGAAGTCTTCTGTAATTTGCCAAGTGATTACATCAAGAGGTGCAGCAGCAGGTGACAGATAGCTGGAGATGATCTTTAAATACGTATGAGCTTTGAGGCTGTTCAAACTTTCTGGATTCACTGCAAACATTAGAGACTAAATTATAAacattagcattaaaaaaacaccaaagtGCTTTTTAGGATTTAAGACTTCCATAGAAACGAGTCCAAGTGCAACAAACGTCTCCCAAAATGCAAAGAAATATCAAtaatctttaaaatgtaaaaatcggCATGCAATCACTTACCCACAGTTATTGACCGTCATCAGATTAGAGACCAACACAAAAGGGTATGTCAGCATACTGGCAAAAAACTGAATGTGGCAGAACAATGGACGAACAGATTAGTTTGGCAATTACAGAATATTTAAGGTTGCTATTCCAAACCCCAGAAATGTTACTCACCCCAGTGGCAGCCTGAGAGCAGTTCTTCATTTCACTCGTATGACTCATCtacaacaaacaaatcaaaacacacaacGTTTCATCACATTATAAAGCCTTTTCACTacttagtgttttttttttatgttatttttttttagaatgccGGAGATTCGATCACGATTTGCGTCTGTTCGTACTTACTGAGTCGTCTATTGCATACGAGTTGATAACGTGAGCAAGCATGTTGCAGATCCACAGAGAGAAGATATCGCCAAGAAGACGTGGGATGAGGCCACTATGGaatggacagacagaccgacaaaCACGCTCAGACGCATTAATGCATGAAGTGAAGGAGCATGCAGGCTCAAAACTGATTCAATTTCAGGATTCAAATTGATTTTAATACGTACGCAAAAAACCCGAGGATTCCCTCTTCTCTGTAGATAGTGATAATGGAGTCAAAGACACCACTGAAAAGAGGGACAGAACATCACTGTTAGCTAAATGAAAACACAGTAtggaaggaagaggaggagggtgGATCCCAGACTGACCTATACTTGGTTTCTCTTCCAATAAACTGGACTATGCATCTAAGGGTGATCACTGTAATGAAGAAAAATTGAAATGTTTAGATCAAACAAAATGTTgaaactgtacatttttattcaaacaaATATAGAAATGCAATACCATGGAATGGATGTGTGACGATTGTGGCACAGGAGCGTGCTATCATCTCCTTTGTTGTctgttggaggaaaaaaaaagatagaatcGGAACCATAATACTGTGTTACAATAATAAGGGAGGCTTTAGAGCCATCGGCTTTGACAGCATGTGTATCTCTGTGGTTTATGCACTGTGCAGGTGAAAACAACACTTTATTGACCCACCTCGTTGACTACATGCTGAAAAGATCCCTCCTCTGTTTTCTGGCCAGGGTTCATGACCTTAAAACAGACAGATATGTTTAAACAAGTACAGAAATCAATTTTCAGTGTAcgtattttaattaaaacaactgCAATACTTACATACACaaaaatcagacagacagacacagagatccACACAGAGCCGCACAGACAGACCGagccgcacacacagacagacagacagagccgcacacacacacgacagacagacagagccgcacacacacacgacagacagacagagccgcacacacacacgacagacagacagagccgcacacacacgacagacagacagagccgcacacacacgacagacagacagagccgcacacaccagacagacagagccgcacacacagacagacagagccgcacacacagacagacagagccgcacacacagacagacagagccgcacacacagacagacagagccgcacacacagacagacagacagacagacagagccacacacagacagacagacaaacagagccacgcacacacgacagacagacagacagagccgcacgcacacagacagacagagccgcaCACacccgacagacagacagacagagccgcacacacagagacagacagagccgcacacacagagacagacagagccgcacacacagagacagacagagccgcacacacagagacagacagagccgcacacacagagacagacagagccgcacacacagagacagacagagccgcacacacagagacagacagagccgcacacacagagacagacagagccgcacacacagagacagacagagccgcacacacagagacagacagagccgcacacacagagacagacagagccgcacacacagagacagacagagccgcacacacagagacagacagagccgcacacacagagacagacagagccgcacacacacgacagacagacagagccgcacacacagagacagacagagccgcacacacagagacagacagagccgcacacacagagacagacagagccgcacacacagagacagacagagccgcacacacagagacagacagagccgcacacacagagacagacagagccgcacacacagagacagacagagccgcacacacagagacagacagagccgcacacacagagacagacagagccgcacacacagagacagacagagccgcacacacagagacagacagagccgcacacacagagacagacagagagccgcacacacagagacagacagagccgcacacacagagacagacagagagccgcacacacagagacagacagagagccgcacacacagagacagacagagagccgcacacacagagacagacagagagccgcacacacagagacagacagagagccgcacacacagagacagacagagagccgcacacacagacagacagacagagagccgcacacacagacagacggacagacagagagccgcacacacagacagacggacagacagagagccgcacacacagacagacagacagagagccgcacacacagacagacggacagacagagagccgcacacacagacagacggacagacagagagccgcacacacagacagacagacagagagccgcacacacagacagacggacagacagagccgcacacacagacagacggacagacagagccgcacacacagacagacggacagacagagccgcacacacagacagacggacagacagagacacacacacagacagacggacagagacacacacagacagacggacagagacacacacagacagacggacagaggcacacacagacagacggacagaggcacacacagacggacagagacacacacacacacacagacagacagacagagacacacacacacagacagacagagacacacacacacagacagacagagacacacacacacagacagacagagacacacacacacagacagacagagacacacacacacagacagacagagacacacacacacagacagacagagacacacacacacagacagacagagacacacacacacagacagacagagacacacacacacagacagacagagacacacacacacagacagacagagacacacacacacagacagacagagacacacacacacagacagacagagacacacacacacagacagacagagacacacacacacagacagacagagacacacacacacagacagacagagacacacacacacagacagacagagacacacacacacagacagacaga includes the following:
- the mtch2 gene encoding mitochondrial carrier homolog 2; translated protein: MAETCGQVLLGSGLTVLSHPLMYIKVLVQVGHEPLPPTLGRNLFGRQVYQLPGLFAYAKHIIKIDGKAGLFRGLTPRLCAGTIGTIVHSKVLQKCQENKLEVMNPGQKTEEGSFQHVVNETTKEMIARSCATIVTHPFHVITLRCIVQFIGRETKYSGVFDSIITIYREEGILGFFAGLIPRLLGDIFSLWICNMLAHVINSYAIDDSMSHTSEMKNCSQAATGFFASMLTYPFVLVSNLMTVNNCGLAGGLPPYAETYKTWVDCWRHLNREGNLSRGNSLFFRKVPVGKMYAIDQKRFF